One window from the genome of Nocardioides panaciterrulae encodes:
- a CDS encoding ABC transporter permease subunit codes for MSTILRGRTIDGWLFVAPAVVVLGLFLAFPVVMAAWVSVSDWHGHGSPFSSDVGFVGLDNYRAILSGGGLAERDFGTALRNNFYYVLIVVPLQTVLALALAVLVNARALKLRGFFRTAFYFPSVTSAVAITVLWLFLFSTTGPVNRVLGWVGLHGPNWFNDPRGVLHLLLGAVGVDQPPAALVSHGFLGVTWWDWFAGPSVGMSALILLAAFTTSGTFMLLFIAALRSIGDEIDEAGMVDGANAWQRFRHLTLPLLRPTMFTVLTLGLIGTWQVFDQIYTGTQGGPAKTTVTPAYLSFHTAFENQQWGQGAAIAFILFAIIVVMTLAQRAILRGRS; via the coding sequence GTGAGCACGATCCTCCGCGGCCGCACGATCGACGGCTGGCTCTTCGTGGCGCCGGCCGTCGTCGTGCTCGGCCTGTTCCTCGCCTTCCCCGTGGTGATGGCCGCGTGGGTCAGCGTGTCGGACTGGCACGGGCACGGCAGCCCGTTCTCCTCCGACGTCGGCTTCGTCGGGCTCGACAACTACCGGGCGATCCTGTCCGGTGGCGGCCTGGCGGAGCGTGACTTCGGAACGGCGCTGCGCAACAACTTCTACTACGTCCTGATCGTGGTCCCGCTGCAGACCGTGCTGGCCCTGGCGCTGGCGGTGCTGGTCAACGCCAGGGCCCTGAAGCTCCGGGGCTTCTTCCGGACCGCGTTCTACTTCCCCTCGGTGACCAGTGCGGTCGCGATCACGGTGCTGTGGCTGTTCCTCTTCAGCACCACCGGACCGGTCAACCGGGTGCTCGGCTGGGTCGGCCTGCACGGACCGAACTGGTTCAACGACCCGCGGGGCGTGCTGCACCTGCTGCTCGGAGCAGTGGGCGTGGACCAGCCGCCGGCGGCGCTGGTCTCGCACGGCTTCCTCGGCGTCACCTGGTGGGACTGGTTCGCCGGGCCCTCCGTGGGCATGTCGGCGTTGATCCTGCTGGCGGCCTTCACCACCTCGGGCACGTTCATGCTGCTGTTCATCGCGGCCCTGCGCAGCATCGGCGACGAGATCGACGAGGCCGGGATGGTCGACGGCGCCAACGCCTGGCAGCGGTTCCGCCATCTCACGCTCCCGCTGCTGCGGCCGACGATGTTCACGGTGCTCACCCTCGGCCTGATCGGGACCTGGCAGGTCTTCGACCAGATCTACACCGGCACCCAGGGCGGGCCCGCGAAGACCACCGTGACCCCGGCGTACCTCTCCTTCCACACCGCGTTCGAGAACCAGCAGTGGGGCCAGGGCGCGGCGATCGCGTTCATCCTGTTCGCGATCATCGTGGTGATGACGCTGGCACAGCGGGCGATCCTGCGGGGCCGGTCATGA